A region of Kribbella sp. NBC_01245 DNA encodes the following proteins:
- a CDS encoding helix-turn-helix domain-containing protein, whose product MTDSFGDLLRRRRRGRSLTQQALAERSGLSVEAIGALERGTRRMPYRETVEQIVSALELDESERVQLEQAARPGPLPVEEEPTGWVVPAQLPTAVADFTGRGEQVRTALAWFADGGPPGAPSILAIEGMAGVGKTALAVQLGRLLAERYPDGQLYLDLNGFNAMTTLSPLDALGALLRAVGEWVVPAEPAEAGALFRSRVAGRRVLLVLDNAADAAQIDALIPAGAGCAVLVTSRRKMIGLAAARHLELDVLEPGECRDYLGSILGRKRLTAEPGPADALIELCGRLPLALGLAAARLRARPDWRIADLVTELDDEGARLERLDRLEAAADRSLQARSPSARRSPARVWTTTPGSRFRPSA is encoded by the coding sequence ATGACCGACTCCTTTGGTGATCTGCTCCGGCGTCGCCGCCGGGGCAGGTCCCTGACTCAGCAGGCCCTGGCGGAGCGGTCCGGGCTGAGCGTGGAAGCGATCGGGGCGCTGGAGCGTGGTACGCGGCGCATGCCCTATCGGGAGACCGTCGAGCAGATCGTGTCCGCGCTCGAGTTGGACGAGTCGGAACGCGTCCAGCTCGAACAAGCCGCCCGGCCTGGTCCGCTACCGGTCGAGGAGGAGCCGACCGGCTGGGTTGTGCCGGCCCAGTTGCCGACGGCGGTCGCGGACTTCACTGGGCGGGGCGAGCAGGTGCGGACGGCGCTGGCGTGGTTCGCCGATGGTGGGCCGCCGGGAGCGCCGTCGATCCTCGCGATCGAGGGAATGGCGGGGGTGGGGAAGACCGCGCTCGCCGTACAGCTCGGTCGTCTGCTGGCCGAGCGGTATCCCGACGGTCAGTTGTATCTGGACCTGAACGGGTTCAACGCGATGACCACGCTGTCGCCGCTGGACGCGCTCGGCGCACTCCTGCGCGCCGTGGGGGAGTGGGTTGTTCCCGCGGAGCCGGCCGAGGCGGGTGCGTTGTTCCGCTCACGGGTTGCCGGGCGCCGAGTGCTGCTGGTGCTGGATAACGCCGCCGATGCGGCCCAGATCGACGCGTTGATCCCGGCCGGGGCGGGTTGCGCGGTACTGGTCACGAGCCGGCGCAAGATGATCGGCCTCGCCGCCGCACGCCACCTCGAACTCGACGTGCTGGAGCCGGGGGAGTGCCGGGACTATCTCGGCTCGATCCTGGGCCGGAAACGCCTTACGGCCGAGCCAGGTCCGGCGGATGCGCTGATCGAGCTGTGCGGCCGGTTGCCGCTCGCGCTCGGGCTGGCTGCGGCACGATTGCGGGCGCGGCCGGACTGGCGGATCGCTGACCTCGTCACCGAACTGGACGATGAGGGTGCGCGCCTCGAGCGCCTCGACCGGCTTGAAGCTGCGGCCGATCGAAGCTTGCAGGCGCGGTCTCCATCGGCTCGCCGATCGCCGGCGCGAGTCTGGACGACGACGCCCGGCTCGCGTTTCCGGCCCTCGGCGTGA
- a CDS encoding tetratricopeptide repeat protein produces MIAAQDLSLPVGAAILGRPPQQAEAVLEALVDLHLLRSTSPERYQLHDLVQVYARTLAENRLSAAERTAILERVLCGYRRIGLATIELSEPSSALLSWIDAGWLEAPRGFDDPAAAFEWLDRELPTLRAVVRQATQAGGETAELVPGVVLSLVGYLMARNNAVDWCDLLSDALALDLDDRVRGMLVMHRGMSEAIAGLRDEPVQSFRDSAELFRRGGDAQGEVAATGNLGQMLNRLGRLDEAVEPIERALAINRELGNENQAAKSLRTLGNLFWMRGDHARGLETTEAALAYFRAAGEAWDIAMSLHILGEMRRQQTRYAEAVDHLLEAAGLYRSIGHLSGLMELLGDLAACHVESGAPDLAVPVFSEAIELAEELRDPGRARRFGAALDAALEQIEADG; encoded by the coding sequence GTGATTGCCGCGCAGGACCTCAGCCTGCCGGTCGGCGCGGCGATCCTCGGTCGCCCGCCGCAGCAGGCCGAGGCGGTGCTCGAAGCTCTGGTCGACCTGCATTTGCTGCGGTCCACCTCGCCGGAGCGTTACCAGTTGCACGACCTCGTTCAGGTGTACGCCCGGACGCTCGCCGAAAACCGATTGTCCGCCGCCGAGCGCACCGCCATTCTCGAACGCGTGCTGTGCGGCTATCGGCGAATCGGCCTGGCGACAATCGAGTTGTCCGAGCCGTCCAGCGCGCTGCTCTCCTGGATCGACGCCGGCTGGCTCGAGGCTCCGCGTGGGTTCGACGATCCGGCGGCCGCTTTCGAATGGCTGGATCGTGAGCTGCCGACGCTGCGGGCCGTCGTACGGCAGGCGACGCAGGCCGGCGGGGAGACCGCCGAACTCGTGCCCGGGGTGGTGCTGAGCCTGGTCGGCTACCTGATGGCCCGGAACAACGCCGTCGACTGGTGTGACTTGTTGAGCGATGCGCTCGCACTGGACCTCGACGATCGGGTCCGCGGGATGCTGGTGATGCACCGGGGCATGTCCGAGGCGATCGCCGGGCTGCGGGACGAACCCGTGCAGAGCTTCCGCGACAGCGCTGAGTTGTTCCGGCGGGGTGGCGACGCGCAGGGCGAGGTGGCGGCGACCGGCAACCTCGGGCAAATGCTGAACCGCCTCGGACGACTCGACGAGGCGGTCGAACCGATCGAACGAGCGCTGGCGATCAACCGTGAACTCGGGAACGAGAACCAGGCGGCGAAATCCCTGCGTACGTTGGGGAATCTGTTCTGGATGCGTGGCGATCACGCGCGCGGGCTGGAGACGACGGAGGCCGCCTTGGCGTACTTCCGCGCTGCGGGTGAGGCCTGGGACATCGCCATGTCGTTGCACATCCTCGGCGAGATGCGTCGGCAGCAGACGCGCTATGCCGAGGCGGTCGACCACTTGCTGGAGGCCGCCGGGTTGTATCGCTCGATCGGTCACCTGTCCGGGCTGATGGAGTTGCTGGGGGATCTCGCCGCCTGTCACGTCGAAAGCGGTGCCCCCGACCTCGCCGTACCGGTGTTCTCCGAAGCCATAGAGCTCGCAGAGGAGCTGAGAGATCCCGGCCGGGCCCGACGGTTCGGAGCTGCTCTGGATGCCGCGCTCGAGCAGATCGAGGCGGATGGGTGA
- a CDS encoding helix-turn-helix domain-containing protein yields the protein MTFGQLLRRHRRAVGITQEMLAARSGLSVEAIGALERGTRRAPHQGTIEQLVDALGLADEARDEFERSARPADAGWPGTRGRLPPVLRHFAGRDSQVDEVVDRLRAAGRRGAAPILSIEGMAGTGKTSLAVYAAHRLADAYPDGQIYLELNGFSARPALTELQALTRLLGAVGVQAKAVPSEVAEASALVRSKLAGRRVLLLLDNAADSAQVEHLIPADAGCAVITTSRRKLISLAGAEHLELGLLEPVAALAVLRSVLGSGRVDAEPAEVERLVEQCGRLPLAIGLAAARLAAHPSWRVRDLADRLADEQARLDELAAGDAAGFAAASASGFAELRAAFAVSIDEPADFARLGVVDLETIGLAVGAAILDRPLSAAEAVLEELVDLHILQSAAPERYHLHDLLQVYAREQASITLATDERDAVLTRVIELYRRAALESTRLYAPSSKVLGWADDAWSSPPIGFADAAEAFAWLDAEQPNLVSAINQAAQQGEAAAELVPGLVLGLVPYFISHGPISTWRQLIETALRLTGDSVTRAMLVGDRGITEAQLGLQDESIESFDQAVELFRTAGDRVGEAMAVGNLGRQLSLIGRRELALAPLERSLALHRELGLAAGEAGLLLTLGMHHWMSGERELGLDLVWQSRELNERLGNVRGLAIAEHNIGLLSVELGKIADGVSALITAIHLQGLIDHRAGVADGLADLGSVVAEYGDRADGLAPIREALAIASELGDKLLLAKCQGALAKALG from the coding sequence GTGACGTTCGGGCAGCTGCTGCGGCGGCATCGGCGGGCGGTCGGCATCACCCAGGAGATGCTGGCCGCGCGGTCCGGGCTGAGTGTGGAGGCGATCGGTGCGCTGGAACGTGGCACGCGGCGAGCGCCGCACCAGGGGACGATCGAACAGCTCGTTGACGCCCTCGGGCTTGCCGACGAGGCCCGCGACGAGTTCGAACGGTCGGCTCGGCCCGCGGATGCGGGTTGGCCGGGTACGCGCGGTCGCCTGCCGCCGGTGTTGCGGCATTTCGCGGGCCGGGACAGCCAGGTTGATGAGGTCGTCGACCGGTTGCGGGCCGCGGGGAGGCGGGGTGCCGCGCCGATCCTGTCGATCGAGGGAATGGCTGGGACCGGGAAGACCTCACTTGCCGTGTACGCCGCGCATCGGCTGGCCGACGCGTATCCGGACGGGCAGATCTATCTGGAGCTCAACGGGTTCAGCGCTCGGCCGGCGCTGACCGAGCTGCAGGCGTTGACGCGGTTGCTCGGAGCCGTCGGCGTCCAGGCGAAGGCCGTACCGAGTGAGGTCGCGGAGGCGTCCGCGCTGGTGCGGTCGAAGCTCGCCGGGCGGCGCGTACTGCTGCTGCTCGACAACGCGGCCGACTCGGCCCAGGTCGAGCACCTGATCCCGGCCGATGCCGGTTGTGCGGTCATCACGACGAGTCGTCGCAAGCTGATCAGTCTGGCCGGTGCGGAACACCTCGAACTCGGGCTGCTCGAACCGGTTGCCGCTCTCGCGGTGCTCCGCTCGGTGCTCGGGAGTGGCCGGGTGGACGCCGAGCCCGCCGAGGTGGAGCGGCTGGTCGAGCAGTGCGGGCGGCTGCCGTTGGCGATCGGTCTGGCCGCCGCGCGGTTGGCGGCTCATCCGTCGTGGCGCGTGCGCGATCTGGCGGATCGGCTCGCGGACGAACAGGCCCGATTGGACGAACTCGCGGCCGGCGATGCTGCGGGCTTTGCTGCGGCCTCTGCCTCGGGATTTGCCGAGTTGCGGGCCGCCTTCGCCGTCTCGATCGATGAGCCGGCGGATTTCGCCCGGCTCGGCGTGGTGGACCTCGAAACGATCGGCCTGGCGGTCGGCGCCGCGATCCTGGACCGGCCGTTGAGCGCCGCCGAGGCAGTGCTCGAGGAGCTGGTCGACCTGCACATCCTGCAATCGGCCGCGCCCGAGCGGTACCACTTGCACGACCTGCTGCAGGTGTACGCGCGCGAGCAGGCGAGCATCACGCTCGCCACCGACGAGCGTGACGCCGTACTGACTCGCGTGATCGAGCTCTACCGCCGGGCGGCGCTGGAGTCGACCCGGCTCTACGCGCCGAGCAGCAAGGTGCTCGGCTGGGCCGACGACGCCTGGTCGAGTCCGCCGATCGGGTTCGCTGACGCGGCCGAAGCGTTCGCCTGGCTGGACGCCGAGCAGCCGAACCTGGTCAGCGCGATCAACCAGGCCGCCCAGCAGGGCGAAGCGGCCGCGGAACTGGTGCCCGGGCTGGTCCTCGGCCTGGTGCCGTACTTCATCTCCCACGGCCCGATCTCCACTTGGCGCCAGCTGATCGAGACGGCGCTCAGGCTGACCGGCGACTCGGTCACCCGGGCGATGCTGGTGGGGGATCGCGGTATCACCGAGGCGCAGCTCGGGCTGCAGGACGAATCCATCGAGAGCTTCGACCAGGCCGTCGAGTTGTTCCGGACCGCGGGTGATCGCGTCGGTGAAGCGATGGCGGTCGGCAACCTCGGGCGTCAGCTGTCCCTGATCGGACGGCGCGAACTCGCCCTGGCACCGCTCGAGCGGAGCCTGGCCCTGCATCGCGAGCTCGGCCTGGCCGCGGGGGAGGCGGGCCTGCTGCTGACGCTCGGCATGCACCACTGGATGAGCGGCGAGCGGGAGTTGGGCCTGGACCTGGTCTGGCAGAGCCGGGAGCTGAACGAGCGGCTCGGCAACGTTCGCGGACTCGCCATCGCGGAGCACAACATCGGGCTGCTGTCGGTCGAACTGGGCAAGATCGCCGACGGCGTATCCGCGCTGATCACCGCCATCCACCTTCAGGGGCTGATCGACCATCGGGCCGGAGTGGCCGATGGACTCGCCGATCTCGGCAGTGTCGTGGCCGAGTACGGCGATCGCGCGGACGGCCTTGCGCCGATCCGGGAGGCCCTCGCGATCGCGTCGGAGCTCGGGGACAAGCTCTTGCTGGCCAAATGCCAGGGCGCCCTGGCGAAAGCGCTGGGCTGA
- the mihF gene encoding integration host factor, actinobacterial type, giving the protein MPLPSLSPEQRTANLEKAAAARRERAEIKNRIRHSGASPRDVLHEGQTNDVIGKMRVSALLQCIPGVGKVRAQQIMERAGISESRRVRGLGTNQIAALEREFAE; this is encoded by the coding sequence GTGCCACTTCCTTCGTTGAGTCCGGAGCAGCGGACAGCAAACCTGGAGAAGGCCGCAGCCGCGCGGCGAGAGCGAGCAGAGATCAAGAACCGCATTCGTCACTCGGGGGCCTCCCCGCGCGACGTGCTGCACGAGGGCCAGACGAACGACGTGATCGGCAAGATGCGGGTCAGCGCGCTGCTGCAGTGCATCCCCGGTGTCGGCAAGGTCCGGGCGCAGCAGATCATGGAGCGGGCGGGTATCTCCGAATCCCGGCGGGTCCGGGGCCTCGGCACCAACCAGATCGCCGCCCTCGAGCGCGAATTCGCCGAGTGA
- the gmk gene encoding guanylate kinase: protein MEVTVGTPDAPPTDKTGHGGARLTVLAGPTAVGKGTVAADIRARYPEVWISVSATTRKARPGEIHGVHYLFVSDEEFDRMEAEDELLEWAVVHKAARYGTPKQPVLEKLAEGRPALLEIDLQGARQVRERMPEALFVFLAPPSWDELVRRLVGRGTETAEERERRLETATLELAAEKEFDATIVNASVREAADHLVKLIRSPSISGKS, encoded by the coding sequence ATGGAGGTCACGGTGGGTACGCCGGACGCACCGCCCACGGACAAGACGGGCCACGGTGGCGCGCGTCTGACCGTGCTGGCCGGCCCGACCGCGGTCGGCAAGGGCACGGTCGCGGCGGATATCCGCGCGCGTTATCCGGAGGTCTGGATCTCGGTCTCGGCCACCACCCGCAAGGCCCGGCCGGGCGAGATCCACGGTGTGCACTACCTGTTCGTCTCCGATGAGGAGTTCGACCGGATGGAGGCCGAGGACGAGCTGCTGGAGTGGGCCGTCGTCCACAAGGCCGCCCGGTACGGCACGCCCAAGCAGCCCGTGCTCGAGAAGCTGGCCGAGGGCCGTCCGGCGCTGCTGGAGATCGATCTGCAGGGCGCGCGGCAGGTCCGCGAGCGGATGCCGGAGGCGCTTTTCGTCTTCCTGGCACCGCCCAGCTGGGACGAACTGGTCCGCCGGCTGGTCGGCCGGGGCACCGAAACGGCCGAGGAGCGGGAGCGCCGGCTGGAAACGGCTACTCTGGAGCTGGCCGCCGAAAAAGAGTTCGACGCCACGATCGTCAACGCCTCGGTGCGGGAAGCTGCCGATCACTTGGTAAAGTTGATCCGATCACCCTCCATCTCTGGAAAGAGCTGA
- the rpoZ gene encoding DNA-directed RNA polymerase subunit omega, with protein MSGTQPVAIGITSPPIDDLLTHTDSKYKLVLYSAKRARQINAYYSQLGEGLLEYVGPLVETHVQEKPLSIAMREINEGVLTCTDIDPEAEAAAAEKSAE; from the coding sequence TTGTCAGGCACCCAGCCCGTCGCCATCGGCATCACCTCCCCGCCGATCGACGACCTGCTCACCCACACCGACTCCAAGTACAAGCTCGTGCTGTACTCGGCCAAGCGTGCGCGGCAGATCAACGCCTACTACTCGCAGCTCGGTGAGGGTCTGCTCGAGTACGTCGGTCCGCTCGTCGAGACCCACGTCCAGGAGAAGCCGCTCTCGATCGCCATGCGCGAGATCAACGAGGGCGTGCTGACCTGCACCGACATCGACCCTGAGGCCGAGGCCGCCGCCGCGGAGAAGTCCGCCGAGTAG
- the coaBC gene encoding bifunctional phosphopantothenoylcysteine decarboxylase/phosphopantothenate--cysteine ligase CoaBC, whose translation MTTSTTDGTAKARPSVVLGVGGGIAAYKVCDLLRRLTESGHQVRVVPTAAALEFVGASTWAALSGQPVTPDPFDDVHEVPHVRIGKAAELVVVAPATANLIAKAAHGLADDLLTNTLLTARCPILFAAAMHTEMWEHPATQANVATLRERGITVLDPAVGRLTGSDTGRGRLPEPAEIFAISQLMLADEAARAAGHKIADLTGRHVLVSAGGTREHLDPVRYLGNSSSGKQGYALARIAAARGAKVTLVAANSELPDPAGVHVVPVTSTRDLFDEITARAADADAVVMAAAPADFRPSDVAEHKIKKTADGSVPAVNLVQNPDILATISHDRARTDQVIVGFAAETGDAEHSVIDLARAKLERKGCDLLVVNDVSGGKVFGSDMNEAVILDRDGGALPVPSGSKDALAGVIWNLVDARWQ comes from the coding sequence ATGACCACCTCGACGACCGACGGCACCGCTAAGGCGCGCCCGTCGGTCGTACTGGGTGTCGGCGGCGGAATCGCGGCGTACAAGGTCTGTGACCTGCTACGCCGTCTCACCGAGTCGGGCCACCAGGTCCGGGTCGTGCCGACCGCTGCCGCCCTGGAGTTCGTCGGCGCCTCCACCTGGGCCGCGCTCTCGGGTCAGCCGGTCACGCCCGACCCGTTCGACGACGTGCACGAGGTCCCGCACGTCCGGATCGGCAAGGCCGCCGAGCTGGTCGTCGTCGCGCCCGCCACGGCGAACCTGATCGCCAAGGCCGCGCACGGTCTGGCCGACGACCTGCTCACCAACACCCTGCTCACCGCGCGTTGCCCGATTCTCTTCGCGGCCGCGATGCACACCGAGATGTGGGAGCACCCGGCCACCCAGGCGAACGTCGCGACCCTGCGTGAGCGCGGTATCACCGTGCTCGACCCGGCCGTCGGCCGCCTCACCGGTTCGGACACCGGCCGCGGCCGGTTGCCCGAGCCCGCCGAGATCTTCGCGATCAGCCAGCTGATGCTCGCCGACGAAGCCGCTCGCGCCGCCGGCCACAAGATCGCCGACCTGACCGGGCGGCACGTGCTGGTCAGCGCCGGTGGCACTCGCGAACACCTCGACCCGGTCCGCTATCTCGGCAACTCGTCGTCCGGCAAGCAGGGCTATGCACTGGCCCGCATCGCGGCAGCCCGTGGCGCCAAAGTCACGTTGGTCGCGGCGAATTCCGAGTTGCCCGACCCCGCCGGCGTGCACGTCGTACCGGTGACATCGACGCGCGACCTGTTCGACGAGATCACCGCGCGTGCCGCGGATGCGGACGCCGTCGTGATGGCCGCGGCCCCGGCCGACTTCCGCCCTTCCGATGTGGCCGAGCACAAGATCAAGAAGACCGCCGACGGTTCGGTGCCCGCGGTCAACCTCGTGCAGAACCCGGACATCCTCGCCACCATCTCGCACGACCGCGCACGTACCGACCAGGTCATCGTCGGGTTCGCGGCCGAGACCGGTGATGCCGAGCACAGCGTGATCGACCTGGCCCGCGCCAAGCTCGAGCGCAAGGGCTGCGACCTGCTCGTGGTGAACGACGTGTCCGGCGGCAAGGTCTTCGGCAGCGACATGAACGAGGCCGTCATCCTCGACCGCGACGGCGGCGCCCTGCCAGTCCCCTCCGGCAGCAAAGACGCCCTCGCCGGCGTCATCTGGAATCTCGTCGACGCCCGCTGGCAGTAG
- a CDS encoding winged helix DNA-binding domain-containing protein, which yields MKLTWDQVSARRLQRHFPGGQDLPAVVRAMSGAHAQILTAAELSIAVRCDGITRYDVQSALWTERSLVKTFGPRGTVHLLPTDDLPMWTGALQALPTRAALFATDVRMTAAQTEQVIAALADALADDELTVEELTVAVVARVGKWAGDLVMPAFQGFWPRWQQAITEAANAGVLCYAPNKGRKAAYTNPQRWLPGFKPMPTDEAVAELVRRYLYGYGPATSANFARWLSAPETWAAKAFASSDLVQVYVEGREAWVCADDAAFSSAEASGGSGLRLLPYFDAYVVGGQPRDLLFPGKASERALAGGQAGNYPVVLVDGVVAGVWHQRRSGRRVDLTVELLGSSTARVRRLVEAEAERIGEILGATPTVTFDVVSVGPHA from the coding sequence ATGAAGCTCACCTGGGACCAGGTCTCCGCTCGTCGGCTGCAGCGCCATTTCCCTGGTGGTCAGGACCTACCGGCCGTGGTCCGGGCGATGTCCGGCGCACACGCGCAGATCCTCACCGCCGCCGAACTCTCGATCGCCGTCCGCTGCGATGGCATCACCCGGTACGACGTACAGAGTGCTCTGTGGACCGAGCGCTCCCTCGTGAAAACGTTCGGCCCTCGCGGAACGGTGCACCTCCTGCCAACCGACGACCTGCCGATGTGGACCGGCGCCCTCCAGGCCCTGCCGACCAGGGCGGCGTTGTTCGCGACGGACGTCCGGATGACGGCAGCGCAGACGGAGCAGGTGATCGCGGCGTTGGCGGACGCACTCGCGGATGACGAGCTGACGGTTGAGGAGTTGACGGTTGCGGTTGTGGCTCGCGTGGGGAAGTGGGCTGGGGATTTGGTGATGCCGGCGTTCCAGGGCTTCTGGCCGCGCTGGCAACAGGCGATCACCGAGGCGGCCAATGCCGGGGTGCTTTGCTATGCGCCGAACAAGGGACGGAAGGCGGCGTACACGAATCCGCAGCGGTGGTTGCCAGGGTTCAAGCCGATGCCAACCGACGAGGCGGTTGCCGAGTTGGTGCGCCGGTACTTGTACGGGTACGGGCCGGCCACCTCGGCGAATTTCGCGCGCTGGCTGAGTGCGCCGGAGACGTGGGCTGCGAAGGCGTTCGCGTCGTCCGATCTTGTGCAGGTGTACGTCGAGGGGCGCGAGGCGTGGGTCTGCGCGGACGACGCCGCGTTCTCCTCCGCCGAGGCTTCCGGGGGTTCCGGGTTGCGGTTGCTGCCGTACTTCGACGCGTACGTGGTTGGTGGTCAGCCCCGGGATCTCCTCTTCCCGGGGAAGGCGTCGGAGCGAGCGTTGGCGGGTGGGCAGGCGGGGAACTACCCGGTCGTGCTGGTCGACGGCGTGGTCGCGGGCGTCTGGCACCAACGCCGCTCCGGCCGCCGCGTGGACCTCACGGTCGAACTCCTCGGCTCCAGCACTGCCCGGGTACGTCGATTGGTCGAAGCGGAAGCCGAACGCATAGGCGAAATCCTGGGCGCGACTCCCACCGTCACCTTCGACGTGGTGTCGGTGGGGCCGCACGCGTAG
- a CDS encoding vitamin K epoxide reductase family protein — MPNSTANSGAGSGVSRAVAWLMVGGGALGLAAALVLTVEKFLLLKDPSHRPSCSINPVLSCGSVMSKPQAEAFGFPNPLIGIVGFTIVLTLGVVLLAGAALPRWVWVGLQVGATAGVVFVHWLIFQSLYRIGALCPYCMVVWLVTIPLFWYLVPHRLSLRLARFHSVVLTVWGLAVVGMILQRFWSYWVTLV; from the coding sequence ATGCCGAACTCAACCGCTAACTCGGGCGCCGGCTCGGGTGTTAGCCGGGCGGTCGCTTGGTTGATGGTGGGCGGTGGAGCGCTTGGGCTTGCTGCCGCGTTGGTGTTGACGGTCGAGAAGTTCCTGCTGCTGAAGGATCCGTCACACCGGCCGTCTTGCAGCATCAACCCGGTGCTGTCTTGCGGATCGGTGATGAGCAAGCCCCAGGCCGAGGCGTTCGGGTTCCCGAATCCGCTGATCGGGATCGTCGGCTTCACCATCGTGCTCACCCTCGGGGTGGTCCTACTCGCCGGAGCCGCTCTGCCTCGGTGGGTGTGGGTTGGTTTGCAGGTGGGCGCTACGGCAGGTGTGGTGTTCGTGCACTGGTTGATCTTCCAGAGCTTGTACCGCATCGGGGCGTTGTGCCCGTACTGCATGGTCGTCTGGCTCGTCACCATCCCCCTCTTCTGGTACTTGGTCCCCCACCGCCTTTCCCTACGGCTCGCCCGTTTCCACAGCGTCGTCCTGACGGTATGGGGATTGGCCGTCGTCGGGATGATCCTTCAGCGATTCTGGTCGTATTGGGTGACCTTGGTTTGA
- a CDS encoding DsbA family protein — MSLNTRLSIGIAAAFALVVGVLLVVNATDSPGPSPASSSGGVAPDPRLVRPDSHRLSTAADGKVTFVEFLDFECEACRAAYPAVEKLREQYDGKVTFVVRYFPIESHFNAERAARAVEAAAQQGKFEAMYKKMYESQGEWGEQQVAADGKFRAFAKGLGLDLAAFDKAYADPATLARVKKDAEDGIAVGVRGTPSFFLNGQQIQPQSFEDLTRLIDAELNR, encoded by the coding sequence ATGAGTTTGAACACCCGGTTGTCCATTGGTATCGCGGCCGCCTTCGCGCTCGTCGTCGGCGTCCTCCTGGTCGTGAACGCGACCGACTCCCCCGGTCCCTCGCCTGCTTCCTCCAGTGGTGGCGTCGCTCCGGATCCTCGGCTGGTGCGGCCGGACAGTCATCGGCTCAGTACGGCGGCGGATGGCAAGGTCACGTTCGTGGAATTCCTCGACTTCGAGTGCGAGGCGTGTCGTGCGGCCTATCCGGCGGTGGAGAAGTTGCGGGAGCAGTACGACGGCAAGGTGACGTTCGTCGTGCGGTACTTCCCGATCGAGTCGCACTTCAACGCGGAACGCGCGGCGCGGGCGGTCGAGGCGGCTGCGCAGCAGGGGAAGTTCGAGGCGATGTACAAGAAGATGTACGAGTCGCAGGGCGAGTGGGGTGAGCAGCAGGTTGCCGCGGACGGGAAGTTCCGGGCGTTCGCCAAAGGGCTTGGGCTGGATCTCGCCGCGTTCGACAAGGCGTACGCCGATCCGGCCACGCTGGCGCGGGTCAAGAAGGACGCTGAGGACGGAATCGCCGTCGGCGTCCGCGGCACGCCGTCGTTCTTCCTGAACGGGCAGCAGATCCAGCCGCAGTCCTTCGAAGACCTCACCAGGCTGATCGATGCCGAACTCAACCGCTAA